Proteins from a single region of Armatimonadota bacterium:
- a CDS encoding TIGR01777 family protein, which produces MPRVVVAGASGPIGRALVRTLLEQGAAVCRLVRRPQAGPGEVTWDPEAGTLDPRAFDGADAVVNLAGRSIASLRWTAAVRREILDSRVRSTRLLVDAIRNASVAPPVLVSASATGYYGDRDDEVLDESSSPGHGFLADIAQAWEAEARRATRAGTRVVCARFGIVLSRDGGLLRAMRPLFRAWLGGPLGGGRQWWSWIHVDDAAAALSAAMRIASLEGPVNVVSPSPVTNREFARALGAALGRPAALRVPAFALRLSFGQVADEMMLASQRAVPAKLQAHGFRFRWPGLEPALCDLLSGPPGASS; this is translated from the coding sequence ATGCCACGTGTAGTGGTTGCCGGGGCGTCGGGTCCAATTGGTCGGGCGTTGGTCCGCACCCTGCTCGAGCAGGGTGCGGCGGTCTGCCGGCTCGTGCGGCGCCCCCAGGCAGGACCCGGCGAGGTGACCTGGGATCCGGAGGCCGGCACGCTCGATCCCCGCGCCTTCGACGGCGCTGACGCCGTGGTGAACCTTGCCGGACGCAGCATCGCATCCCTTCGCTGGACAGCTGCGGTGCGAAGAGAGATCCTCGACAGCCGCGTCCGATCCACGCGCCTGCTGGTTGACGCCATCCGCAATGCTTCGGTCGCCCCTCCTGTCTTGGTCTCGGCCTCTGCGACCGGATACTACGGGGACCGGGACGATGAGGTGCTGGACGAATCGTCCTCACCGGGCCACGGCTTCCTGGCCGACATCGCCCAGGCCTGGGAAGCCGAGGCGCGGCGCGCGACACGCGCAGGTACGCGTGTCGTGTGCGCCCGATTCGGCATCGTTCTCTCGCGCGATGGCGGCTTGCTGAGAGCCATGCGCCCCCTGTTCCGCGCATGGCTCGGCGGGCCGCTGGGAGGCGGGCGGCAGTGGTGGAGCTGGATTCACGTTGACGATGCAGCGGCCGCTCTCTCGGCAGCGATGCGGATCGCGTCGCTGGAAGGGCCCGTGAACGTCGTATCACCCTCGCCGGTCACGAACCGGGAGTTTGCCCGTGCCCTGGGAGCTGCGCTGGGACGCCCGGCCGCCCTGCGTGTGCCGGCGTTTGCGCTGCGCTTGTCGTTTGGCCAGGTGGCCGATGAGATGATGCTGGCCAGCCAGAGGGCAGTTCCCGCCAAGCTCCAGGCGCACGGATTCCGGTTCCGGTGGCCCGGACTGGAACCGGCACTGTGCGATCTTCTCTCCGGACCGCCGGGAGCAAGTTCTTGA